In Pseudomonas putida, a genomic segment contains:
- the rng gene encoding ribonuclease G, which translates to MSEEILINITPMESRVAVVENGVLQEVHVERTQRRGIVGNIYKGKVVRVLPGMQAAFVDIGLERAAFIHASEISQREGSAVENITALVHDGQALVVQVTKDPIGTKGARLTTQLSIPSRYLVYMPRSSHVGISLKIEDEAERERLKQVVSDCMDSENIKDAGGFILRTAAEGARSEEILQDIRYLRRLWEQIGSQIQTCGAPTVIYEDLGLALRTLRDLVNPKIEKIRIDSRETFQKTTQFVAELMPEIADRLEHYPGERPIFDLYGVEDEIQRALERKVPLKSGGYLVVDPAEAMTTIDVNTGAFVGHRNLEETIFKTNLEAATAIARQLRLRNIGGIIIIDFIDMEDEEHQRQVLRTLEKQLERDHAKTNIIGITELGLVQMTRKRTRESLEQVLCEPCVACQGRGKLKTPETICYEIFREILREARAYQAEGYRVLANQKVVDRLLDEESGNVAELETFIGRTIRFQVESMYSQEQYDVVLL; encoded by the coding sequence ATGAGTGAAGAGATCCTGATCAACATCACCCCGATGGAATCGCGCGTGGCAGTGGTGGAAAACGGCGTGCTGCAAGAGGTGCACGTCGAGCGTACGCAGCGCCGTGGCATCGTCGGCAATATCTACAAGGGCAAGGTGGTGCGCGTGCTGCCGGGCATGCAGGCGGCATTCGTCGACATCGGCTTGGAGCGCGCCGCGTTCATTCACGCCTCGGAAATTTCCCAGCGCGAGGGCTCCGCAGTCGAGAACATCACTGCCCTGGTGCACGATGGCCAGGCCCTGGTGGTGCAGGTGACCAAGGACCCGATCGGCACCAAGGGCGCCCGCCTGACCACGCAGTTGTCCATTCCCTCACGCTACCTGGTGTACATGCCGCGCAGCAGTCATGTCGGCATTTCGCTGAAGATCGAAGACGAAGCCGAGCGTGAGCGCCTCAAGCAGGTGGTCAGCGACTGCATGGACAGCGAGAACATCAAGGACGCCGGTGGTTTCATCCTGCGCACCGCCGCCGAAGGCGCGCGCAGCGAAGAGATCCTCCAGGACATCCGTTACCTGCGCAGGCTCTGGGAGCAGATTGGCAGCCAGATCCAGACCTGCGGCGCACCGACGGTCATCTATGAAGACCTGGGCCTGGCCTTGCGTACGCTGCGCGACCTGGTCAACCCGAAGATCGAGAAGATCCGCATCGACTCGCGGGAAACCTTCCAGAAGACCACGCAGTTCGTCGCCGAATTGATGCCGGAAATCGCCGATCGCCTGGAGCACTATCCCGGCGAACGGCCGATCTTCGACCTGTATGGCGTCGAGGACGAAATCCAGCGGGCACTGGAACGCAAGGTGCCGCTCAAGTCCGGTGGCTACCTGGTGGTCGATCCCGCCGAGGCGATGACCACCATCGACGTCAATACCGGTGCGTTCGTCGGCCACCGCAATCTCGAGGAAACCATCTTCAAGACCAACCTCGAGGCGGCCACCGCCATCGCCCGGCAACTGCGCCTGCGCAACATTGGCGGCATCATCATCATCGACTTCATCGACATGGAAGACGAAGAGCACCAGCGCCAGGTGCTGCGGACCCTTGAAAAGCAGCTCGAACGCGACCATGCCAAGACCAACATCATCGGCATCACCGAGCTGGGCCTGGTGCAGATGACCCGCAAGCGCACCCGCGAAAGCCTCGAACAGGTGCTCTGCGAACCTTGCGTGGCGTGCCAGGGGCGGGGCAAGCTGAAAACCCCCGAAACCATTTGCTACGAGATCTTCCGCGAGATCCTCCGCGAGGCCCGCGCCTACCAGGCGGAGGGCTATCGCGTACTGGCCAACCAGAAGGTGGTCGATCGCCTGCTCGACGAGGAGTCGGGCAATGTGGCGGAGCTGGAGACGTTCATTGGCCGAACGATTCGCTTCCAGGTCGAGTCGATGTATTCACAGGAACAATACGATGTGGTGCTGCTCTGA
- a CDS encoding Maf family protein has product MTPLYLASGSPRRRELLTQIGVPFSVVTAPIDETPLPGEAVTQYAVRLARAKAAAGFACLDGPGVVLAADTVVVAKGQMLGKPRDREHALAMLADLSDGQHQVLTAVAVTDGKRCLDVCVATDVHFRAIGRDEALRYWATGEPLDKAGGYAIQGLGAVFVKSLAGSYSTVVGLPLFETAQLLEQFCIACWQQHEVSAPR; this is encoded by the coding sequence ATGACCCCGCTTTACCTGGCTTCCGGCTCGCCGCGGCGGCGTGAACTGCTGACCCAGATCGGCGTTCCGTTCAGCGTCGTCACTGCCCCCATCGATGAAACCCCATTGCCCGGTGAGGCCGTCACCCAGTACGCCGTGCGCCTCGCCCGCGCCAAGGCTGCGGCGGGTTTTGCCTGCCTGGATGGGCCTGGCGTGGTGCTGGCCGCCGATACCGTGGTCGTGGCCAAGGGCCAGATGCTGGGCAAGCCGCGTGACCGCGAGCATGCCCTGGCCATGCTCGCCGACCTTTCCGATGGTCAGCATCAGGTGCTCACGGCCGTTGCCGTGACCGATGGCAAGCGTTGCCTGGACGTGTGCGTGGCCACCGATGTGCATTTTCGTGCCATTGGTCGCGACGAGGCCTTGCGCTACTGGGCCACGGGTGAACCGCTGGACAAGGCCGGCGGCTACGCCATCCAGGGCCTGGGAGCGGTGTTCGTCAAATCCCTGGCGGGCAGCTACTCGACGGTGGTCGGTCTGCCGCTGTTCGAAACCGCCCAGCTGCTGGAGCAGTTCTGCATCGCCTGCTGGCAGCAACACGAGGTTTCAGCACCGCGCTAG
- the mreD gene encoding rod shape-determining protein MreD, with protein sequence MAASRRNHGWVIWLTFAIGLLLSVSPMPQFMEVFRPMWLALLVSFWTLAVPNKVGMTTAFVLGLAEDVLYGTLLGQNALILTLITFLVLSLQQRLRMFPMWQQSLVILVIFGIAQLIQLWLSALTGNRLPTLALVWSAVISALLWPWISFALRDLRRRLHIN encoded by the coding sequence ATGGCCGCTTCGCGACGCAACCACGGCTGGGTGATCTGGCTGACCTTCGCCATCGGCCTGCTGCTCAGCGTGTCGCCCATGCCGCAGTTCATGGAAGTGTTCCGGCCCATGTGGCTGGCCCTGCTGGTGTCGTTCTGGACCTTGGCGGTACCGAACAAGGTCGGCATGACCACGGCCTTCGTCCTCGGCCTGGCCGAGGACGTGCTGTATGGCACGCTGCTCGGGCAGAACGCCCTGATCCTCACCCTGATCACCTTCCTGGTGCTGTCCCTGCAACAGCGCCTGCGCATGTTCCCCATGTGGCAGCAGAGCCTGGTGATCCTGGTCATCTTCGGCATCGCCCAGCTCATCCAATTGTGGCTCAGCGCGCTGACCGGAAACCGCCTGCCGACCCTGGCACTGGTCTGGTCGGCGGTCATCAGTGCCTTGCTCTGGCCGTGGATCAGCTTCGCCCTGCGCGACCTGCGCCGGCGCCTGCACATCAACTGA